Proteins from one Aspergillus nidulans FGSC A4 chromosome VIII genomic window:
- a CDS encoding ammonium transporter (transcript_id=CADANIAT00002193; Similar to ammonium permease, but not normally active (Eurofung)) — MTKMSIQTAWEACNKTDTLFILVCSVFCWLIIPAVGLAYSGYSTRFNSLASFYPGLLAVAVCSVQWWMIGYSLAYSEGNAFIGGLSKAFHIGVLAEPIGTIPEILFSEFQLIFCATVCAIAIGGACERGRLLPLIPFIFLWSTFIYAPLAHMVWSDNGFLAQLGALDFAGGTPVHICSGATATAMSIYLSYPLFRSRRSTKRTPQHLRLHKPHNTLCQLLALMIIWNAWLAFDAGTTLALNFKSIMAACVTNLCAASGALTWAGLTYAETGKFSLDSTFLGAIAGLVLITPSAGFIDLSTSVAFGVVGAVAGRQALRIKFTKGAALRRWVDNGDTFATHCLGGLLGTVATGLFAQREVAAYDGVTIIAGGCVFDSNWRQLGVQLVEALIGFTWSFVGSYVLYALVDCVPGLEVLATDEDIILGMDASQMGESLHEAQWAGEEDYHPFHAEIQL; from the exons ATGACCAAGATGTCAATCCAAACAGCCTGGGAAGCCTGCAACAAAACAGACACTCTTTTTATCCTCGTCTGTTCTGTTTTCTGCTGGCTCATCATTCCAGCGGTCGGCCTCGCCTACTCTGGCTACTCAACTCGTTTCAACAGCCTTGCCTCGTTCTACCCCGGTCTTcttgctgtcgctgtctgTTCGGTACAATGGTGGATGATCGGATACTCCCTAGCATACAGCGAGGGCAATGCATTCATCGGCGGGCTCTCGAAAGCATTCCACATTGGCGTCCTCGCTGAACCCATTGGCACCATCCCTGAGATCCTCTTCTCGGAGTTTCAGCTCATCTTCTGTGCGACCGTCTGCGCTATCGCCATTGGTGGTGCTTGCGAACGTGGccgtcttctccctctcatcCCATTTATCTTC CTCTGGAGCACCTTCATCTACGCCCCCTTAGCGCACATGGTTTGGTCAGACAACGGCTTCCTCGCACAACTCGGCGCTCTCGACTTCGCCGGCGGCACCCCGGTGCACATCTGCAGCGGCGCCACTGCAACAGCAATGAGTATCTACCTCTCCTACCCCTTATTCCGCTCGCGGCGCTCCACGAAGCGCACACCCCAGCATCTCCGGCTGCACAAACCACACAACACCCTCTGCCAGCTCCTTGCGCTCATGATTATCTGGAATGCCTGGCTCGCTTTCGACGCGGGGACAACACTAGCCCTCAACTTCAAGAGCATCATGGCCGCCTGCGTGACAAATCTCTGCGCCGCTTCGGGTGCCCTTACCTGGGCTGGCCTGACGTATGCAGAAACTGGGAAGTTCAGTCTGGACAGTACGTTCCTCGGTGCTATCGCGGGTCTGGTTCTCATTACGCCGAGCGCGGGTTTTATCGATCTGAGTACGTCGGTCGCGTTTGGCGTGGTTGGTGCCGTTGCTGGGCGACAGGCGCTGCGGATTAAGTTCACCAAGGGTGCTGCCCTTCGACGCTGGGTCGATAACGGAGATACATTTGCGACACATTGTTTGGGTGGGCTGCTTGGGACGGTAGCGACGGGGCTTTTTGCGCAACGTGAGGTCGCCGCGTACGATGGAGTAACCATCATTGCCGGTGGATGTGTTTTTGATAGCAATTGGCGCCAGCTTGGGGTTCAGCTCGTGGAGGCGCTAATCGGGTTTACGTGGAGTTTTGTCGGAAGCTACGTGTTGTATGCTTTGGTAGATTGCGTACCTGGGTTGGAAGTTTTAGCTACGGATGA GGATATCATTCTCGGGATGGACGCATCACAGATGGGCGAGTCTTTGCACGAGGCACAGTGggctggcgaagaggacTACCACCCATTCCACGCTGAAATTCAACTTTGA
- a CDS encoding uncharacterized protein (transcript_id=CADANIAT00002196), whose protein sequence is MKLSLNLLLATLSLSSTAFAAPSSAKSMMVANTQWTITSLKRVCDTADTKCTWTFGIDTGSDSTDCTYVVTGTPASQANGGPAHCGAYTVTSGWSDQFGAENGFTTLSVVNEGTRQIIWPAYTDKQLAGGNVVTPDQSYTPSVLP, encoded by the coding sequence ATGAAGCTCTCGCTCAACCTGCTCCTCGccaccctctccctctcttcgACGGCCTTTGCTGCCCCCTCGTCGGCCAAATCCATGATGGTCGCCAACACTCAATGGACCATTACTTCCCTTAAGCGCGTCTGCGACACCGCCGACACCAAATGCACCTGGACCTTCGGCATCGACACGGGCTCCGACTCTACCGACTGTACCTACGTCGTGACGGGCACGCCCGCCTCGCAGGCGAACGGCGGCCCTGCGCATTGCGGTGCTTACACCGTCACCTCTGGCTGGAGCGACCAGTTCGGTGCGGAAAATGGCTTCACCACCCTCTCGGTGGTCAATGAGGGTACCCGCCAGATCATCTGGCCCGCGTACACGGACAAGCAGCTTGCAGGAGGCAATGTTGTCACGCCGGACCAGAGCTACACGCCTTCTGTCCTTCCTTGA
- the cbhB gene encoding protein cbhB (transcript_id=CADANIAT00002195), translating into MASSFQLYKALLFFSSLLSAVQAQKVGTQQAEVHPGLTWQTCTSSGSCTTVNGEVTIDANWRWLHTVNGYTNCYTGNEWDTSICTSNEVCAEQCAVDGANYASTYGITTSGSSLRLNFVTQSQQKNIGSRVYLMDDEDTYTMFYLLNKEFTFDVDVSELPCGLNGAVYFVSMDADGGKSRYATNEAGAKYGTGYCDSQCPRDLKFINGVANVEGWESSDTNPNGGVGNHGSCCAEMDIWEANSISTAFTPHPCDTPGQTLCTGDSCGGTYSNDRYGGTCDPDGCDFNSYRQGNKTFYGPGLTVDTNSPVTVVTQFLTDDNTDTGTLSEIKRFYVQNGVVIPNSESTYPANPGNSITTEFCESQKELFGDVDVFSAHGGMAGMGAALEQGMVLVLSLWDDNYSNMLWLDSNYPTDADPTQPGIARGTCPTDSGVPSEVEAQYPNAYVVYSNIKFGPIGSTFGNGGGSGPTTTVTTSTATSTTSSATSTATGQAQHWEQCGGNGWTGPTVCASPWACTVVNSWYSQCL; encoded by the coding sequence ATGGCATCTTCATTCCAGTTGTACAAAgctctcctctttttctcttctctgctttctgCAGTGCAAGCCCAGAAGGTCGGCACTCAGCAAGCTGAAGTGCACCCCGGCCTGACCTGGCAGACCTGCACGAGCTCCGGCAGCTGCACCACCGTCAACGGCGAGGTCACTATTGACGCAAACTGGCGCTGGCTGCACACCGTCAATGGGTACACCAACTGCTATACTGGCAACGAATGGGATAcctccatctgcaccagCAACGAGGTTTGCGCGGAACAATGCGCTGTCGACGGTGCTAACTATGCCTCCACATACGGCATCACCACATCCGGCAGCTCGCTGCGTCTGAACTTCGTCACGCAGtcgcagcagaagaatatCGGTTCCAGAGTCTATCTcatggatgacgaggatacATACACCATGTTCTACCTGCTCAACAAGGAATTCACTTTTGACGTCGACGTCTCCGAGCTCCCCTGCGGTCTCAACGGGGCGGTCTACTTTGTGTCTATGGACGCCGACGGCGGCAAATCCCGCTATGCCACCAACGAAGCCGGTGCCAAATACGGCACGGGATACTGCGACTCTCAGTGCCCGCGGGACCTCAAGTTCATCAACGGCGTCGCCAACGTCGAGGGCTGGGAATCCTCCGATACGAACCCCAACGGCGGCGTCGGCAATCACGGCTCCTGCTGCGCAGAGATGGATATCTGGGAGGCAAACAGCATTTCCACTGCTTTCACTCCCCATCCCTGCGATACCCCGGGCCAGACCCTCTGCACCGGTGACTCATGCGGTGGGACCTATAGCAACGACCGCTACGGCGGCACCTGCGACCCCGATGGCTGCGACTTTAACTCCTACCGTCAGGGGAACAAGACCTTCTACGGGCCAGGCCTGACAGTCGACACGAACAGCCCGGTCACAGTGGTGACCCAGTTCCTGACAGACGACAACACGGACACAGGCACCCTCTCGGAAATCAAACGCTTCTATGTCCAGAACGGCGTCGTCATCCCCAACTCCGAGTCGACCTACCCCGCTAATCCGGGTAACTCGATCACAACGGAGTTCTGCGAGTCGCAAAAGGAACTCTTCGGCGACGTCGATGTTTTCTCCGCCCACGGCGGCATGGCGGGCATGGGCGCCGCGTTGGAACAAGGCATGGTCCTTGTACTGTCCCTGTGGGACGACAACTACTCAAACATGCTCTGGCTCGACTCGAATTACCCCACGGACGCGGACCCGACTCAACCAGGTATCGCGCGCGGGACGTGCCCGACGGACTCGGGCGTTCCGTCTGAAGTCGAGGCCCAATATCCGAATGCGTATGTCGTGTACTCGAACATCAAGTTTGGTCCTATTGGAAGTACCTTTGGCAACGGTGGAGGCTCAGGGCCAACAACAACGGTGACGACGAGTACCGCTACTAGTACAACTAGCTCGGCGACGTCGACGGCTACCGGTCAGGCGCAGCACTGGGAGCAGTGTGGTGGGAATGGCTGGACTGGTCCGACGGTCTGCGCTAGCCCCTGGGCTTGCACAGTGGTGAACTCATGGTACTCGCAGTGTCTGTAA
- a CDS encoding formyltetrahydrofolate deformylase (transcript_id=CADANIAT00002194) has protein sequence MSFILTLSCPDRPGIVSAVTGFLVQHNLNIIDSSQFGDPTSHRFFMRMHFGPDTTGASDGAAAPSLEALREAFTPIATAHSMSFQLLPAAHKPRVLIMVSKIGHCLNDLLFRQSTGQLAIEVPLIVSNHPDFETLAATYKVPFMHLPVTADTKQQQETRILELIKEYDIELVVLARYMQVLSPTLCDAMSGKIINIHHSFLPSFKGAKPYHQAYDRGVKLVGATAHFVTSDLDEGPIIEQNVVRVNHALSPKELTHAGSNVESNVLAAAVKYFAERRVLLNGHKTVVFN, from the coding sequence atgaGCTTTATTCTCACCCTCTCCTGCCCCGACCGGCCCGGCATCGTCAGCGCCGTGACCGGTTTCCTCGTCCAACACAACCTGAACATCATCGACTCCTCGCAATTTGGCGATCCCACCTCGCACCGCTTCTTCATGCGCATGCACTTCGGCCCCGATACAACTGGCGCCAGCGATGGTGCTGCGGCCCCCTCCCTTGAGGCCCTCCGCGAAGCCTTCACCCCGATCGCCACCGCGCACTCGATGtccttccagctcctccccGCCGCCCACAAGCCGCGTGTCCTGATCATGGTCTCCAAGATCGGCCACTGCCTCAATGACCTGCTCTTCCGGCAGTCCACCGGCCAGTTGGCGATCGAGGTGCCACTCATCGTATCGAACCACCCGGACTTCGAGACCCTCGCGGCAACGTACAAGGTGCCCTTCATGCATCTCCCCGTGACGGCGGACacgaagcagcagcaggaaacCCGGATTCTCGAACTCATCAAGGAGTATGATATTGAATTGGTCGTCTTGGCTCGGTACATGCAGGTTCTGTCGCCGACGCTGTGCGACGCTATGTCTGGAAAAATTATCAATATCCACCACAGTTTCCTGCCCAGTTTCAAGGGTGCTAAGCCCTACCACCAGGCTTATGACCGCGGTGTGAAGCTTGTCGGTGCGACGGCGCATTTCGTCACAAGCGATCTGGATGAGGGTCCTATCATCGAACAGAATGTCGTTCGCGTGAACCATGCCTTGAGTCCGAAGGAGTTGACTCATGCCGGAAGTAATGTGGAGAGCAATGttttggctgcggctgtcAAGTATTTTGCTGAGCGCAGAGTTTTGTTGAACGGACACAAAACGGTCGTTTTCAACTAG